In Micromonospora sp. WMMA1363, a genomic segment contains:
- a CDS encoding GNAT family protein, whose amino-acid sequence MLRPDFPIKTERLDLRPFAPSDLTALHAYLADPEVHRYVYSEAPADVDGTREMLARREERAALRRAGDALQLAIVVRRTGELVGEVVLGWPSPEHRQGEIGYLLHPDHRGHGYATEAAAAMLHLGFGHLDLHRIYARLDARNTASARVPQRLGMRREAHLRENEFVKGEWTDELIYGVLAAEWRAVQGQEVTR is encoded by the coding sequence GTGCTGCGTCCTGACTTCCCGATCAAGACCGAACGGTTGGACCTGCGCCCGTTCGCGCCGTCCGACCTGACCGCTCTCCACGCCTATCTGGCCGACCCGGAGGTGCACCGCTACGTCTACAGCGAGGCTCCGGCCGATGTCGACGGCACCCGGGAGATGCTGGCGAGGCGGGAGGAACGTGCTGCCCTCCGGAGAGCTGGTGACGCGCTCCAGTTGGCGATCGTGGTGCGGCGGACCGGCGAGCTCGTCGGTGAGGTGGTGCTGGGCTGGCCCAGCCCCGAGCACCGGCAGGGCGAGATCGGCTACCTGTTGCACCCGGACCACCGCGGTCACGGCTACGCCACCGAGGCGGCCGCCGCCATGCTGCACCTGGGCTTCGGCCACCTCGACCTGCACCGCATCTACGCCCGCCTCGATGCCCGGAACACCGCCTCGGCCCGCGTCCCGCAGCGGTTGGGGATGCGCCGTGAGGCGCATCTGCGGGAGAACGAGTTCGTCAAGGGGGAGTGGACCGACGAGCTGATCTACGGGGTCCTCGCGGCGGAGTGGCGTGCGGTGCAGGGCCAGGAGGTGACCCGCTAG